A window from Sceloporus undulatus isolate JIND9_A2432 ecotype Alabama chromosome 8, SceUnd_v1.1, whole genome shotgun sequence encodes these proteins:
- the ACSM5 gene encoding acyl-coenzyme A synthetase ACSM5, mitochondrial — MKTLLKYFWSLQFPRTFFHPSKRHLASLVAPDFEDINDGKREVPEYFNFASDVLDQWVQVEKAGKRPQNPAFWWVNDEREEVKWSFEELALLSRKAANVLTGPCGLQRGDKTITILPRVPEWWLLNVACMRTGIVFIPGTSQLTAKDIFYRLQASKAKCIVVSDTLAPTVDSIASECTFLKTKLIVSNSSRDGWLNFKDLFQAAPAKHDCVKTKSQDPSLIYFTSGSTGKPKMVEQSHCFGIGFASSGRHWMNLSPSDIFWNTSDPGWVKSAWSSLFAPWLNGSCVFVHHLPRFEPSVIANTLTRYSVTTFCTAPTAYRMLVQYNLTRYKFMSLKHCVTGGEPLIPEVFEQWRKQTGLDIYEGYGQTETVTICANVKGMKIKVGSMGKASPPYDVQVVDDQGNIQPPGKEGEVAIKIKPKRPFCLFSQYLDNPEKTAATERGDFYTTGDRAIKDEEGYFWFVGRSDDVINSAGYRIGPFEVESALTEHPAVVESAVVSSPDPIRGEVVKAFVILSPAFLSRDPEKLTKELQEHVKTVTAPYKYPRKIEFVEELPKTAGGKIQRSVLRKREWGQA, encoded by the exons ATGAAGACCTTGCTCAAATATTTCTGGAGTCTCCAGTTTCCACGCACATTTTTTCATCCTTCCAAGAGACACCTGGCCTCTCTAGTCGCCCCAGACTTTGAAGATATAAATGACGGTAAACGTGAGGTGCCTGAGTATTTCAATTTTGCAAGTGATGTTCTGGACCAGTGGGTGCAAGTGGAAAAG GCTGGAAAGAGGCCTCAGAACCCAGCCTTCTGGTGGGTGAATGATGAGAGGGAAGAGGTGAAGTGGAGTTTTGAGGAACTGGCACTCTTGTCCCGAAAGGCTGCCAATGTCCTGACAGGTCCGTGCGGCTTGCAGCGAGGTGACAAAACCATCACGATTCTGCCACGGGTTCCAGAGTGGTGGTTACTGAATGTAGCCTGCATGAGAACAG GCATTGTTTTTATTCCGGGAACATCCCAGCTGACAGCAAAAGACATTTTCTATAGACTCCAGGCCTCCAAAGCTAAATGCATTGTAGTCAGTGATACACTGGCCCCCACAGTGGACTCTATTGCATCTGAATGCACCTTTTTGAAAACCAAGCTCATAGTGTCTAACAGCAGCAGAGATGGCTGGCTGAATTTCAAGGACCTGTTCCA AGCAGCACCTGCCAAGCATGACTGCGTGAAGACAAAGAGTCAGGATCCATCACTCATCTATTTCACAAGTGGAAGCACGGGCAAACCCAAAATGGTAGAGCAATCCCACTGCTTCGGTATTGGATTTGCATCCAGTGGCAG GCACTGGATGAATCTGAGTCCCTCCGATATATTCTGGAATACATCAGACCCAGGATGGGTGAAGTCAGCCTGGAGTAGCTTGTTTGCTCCATGGCTCAATGGATCGTGTGTATTTGTGCACCATCTGCCACGGTTTGAGCCCTCTGTCATAGCCAAT ACTCTCACAAGATATTCAGTCACTACTTTCTGCACAGCTCCCACTGCATACCGGATGTTGGTTCAATACAATCTCACCAG GTATAAATTCATGAGTCTGAAGCACTGCGTGACTGGAGGGGAACCACTTATCCCTGAAGTGTTTGAACAATGGAGAAAACAGACCGGGCTGGATATCTATGAAGGCTATGGACAAACAGAAACA gtAACAATATGTGCTAATGTAAAAGGAATGaaaattaaagtgggatcaatgGGAAAGGCATCTCCACCGTACGATGTCCAG GTTGTAGATGACCAAGGCAATATTCAGCCTCCGGGAAAAGAAGGGGAAGTTGCCATTAAAATAAAACCCAAGCGGCCCTTTTGTCTTTTCTCACAGTACTTg GATAACCCTGAGAAAACCGCAGCCACTGAGCGCGGGGATTTTTATACCACCGGAGACAGAGCAATTAAAGACGAAGAGGGCTATTTTTGGTTTGTTGGAAGATCGGATGATGTTATTAACTCTGCTGG GTATCGTATTGGCCCCTTTGAGGTGGAAAGTGCCTTGACTGAACACCCAGCGGTTGTTGAATCTGCTGTTGTGAGCAGTCCAGATCCCATCAGAGGAGAG GTGGTGAAAGCTTTTGTCATATTGTCGCCGGCCTTTTTGTCACGCGACCCAGAAAAATTAACCAAGGAACTCCAAGAGCATGTGAAAACAGTTACTGCTCCCTACAAATATCCTAGAAAG
- the PDILT gene encoding protein disulfide-isomerase-like protein of the testis translates to MRTRWFLLFLGFISWSLGAVDGSISPTEKKSKKGKPIKEEDNVLVLKKSNFDQALNESKFLLVEFYIALSGPSQSLAAEFAKAAEQFKNEAVDIRFGKVDVADQKDLKKEFNIQEYPTLKFFVDGDRKKPIDCKGVRDAASFVTWVKRRIGSSSVLINSTEQAKAFIASEDLAVIGFFKRLQGGAAEVFYDSAREVPELPFGVTASKEVFANFGVREDMVIIFQKGKPIHNEASEEGKLNKVELIRLIKTFTMDLVIEYNLETSVKIFDVPVESHIVLFMPKNSDAFNEAYENYSSVAPEFRGKIMFILVDTDETRNGRVIEYFRVTEVEVPAVQILNLTNDARYKMPAEEVSPENLRTFCQNYLEGKAKQHWSSEEIQEGWDKKPVKVLVAKNFDKVAFNKKNHVFVMFHAPWSHNCQKLFPVWEELGKMYESRKNVVIAKVDYTANEILLINLERYPFFRLFPAGSTTEVIPYKGEYTLDAFAKFLEEQIEARKKDSSKAKKEKSVEEELNTAQKEEL, encoded by the exons ATGAGAACCCGCtggtttctcctttttcttgGTTTCATTTCTTGGTCTTTAGGTGCAGTCGACGGTAGCATCAGTCCAACAGAGAAGAAATCAAAGAAAGGCAAACCAATCAAAGAGGAGGACAATGTCCTGGTCTTAAAAAAGAGCAACTTTGACCAGGCCCTGAATGAGTCCAAGTTCCTGCTGGTTGAATTCT ATATTGCTTTATCTGGGCCATCTCAGAGTTTGGCTGCTGAATTTGCTAAGGCTGCAGAACAATTTAAGAACGAAGCTGTGGATATCCGATTTGGCAAAGTGGATGTGGCAGACCAGAAAGACTTGAAAAAAGAATTCAACATTCAAGAATATCCCACTCTGAAGTTTTTTGTAGATGGAGACAGGAAAAAACCCATTGACTGCAAAG GAGTCAGAGACGCCGCTAGCTTTGTTACATGGGTTAAAAGAAGAATAGGATCTAGCAGTGTACTTATTAACAGCACAGAACAGGCCAAAGCCTTCATTGCTTCTGAAGATTTGGCAGTGATTGGCTTTTTCAAG AGACTTCAAGGTGGAGCTGCGGAGGTTTTCTATGACTCTGCAAGAGAGGTCCCAGAACTCCCTTTTGGGGTAACCGCCAGTAAAGAGGTTTTCGCCAACTTCGGTGTGAGAGAAGATATGGTGATTATATTTCAGAag GGAAAGCCAATTCATAATGAagcatcagaagaaggcaaactgAATAAAGTGGAGCTCATTcgattaataaaaacatttactaTGGATTTAGTCATAGAGTATAATCTTGAG aCGTCTGTGAAGATTTTTGATGTCCCTGTCGAAAGCCACATTGTTCTGTTCATGCCCAAAAACTCAGACGCATTCAACGAAGCTTATGAAAATTACTCTTCTGTTGCCCCAGAATTCAGGGGGAAG ATCATGTTCATCTTAGTGGATACCGATGAAACCCGAAATGGCCGTGTGATTGAATATTTCCGCGTCACTGAGGTGGAAGTCCCTGCTGTTCAAATCCTAAACCTGACAAACGATGCCCGGTACAAGATGCCCGCAGAGGAAGTGTCCCCAGAAAACCTACGAACCTTCTGCCAGAACTACTTAGAAGGGAAAGCAAAG CAACATTGGTCCAGCGAGGAAATCCAAGAAGGCTGGGATAAGAAGCCTGTGAAAGTGCTTGTTGCGAAAAACTTTGACAAAGTCGCCTTTAATAAGAAAAACCATGTCTTTGTAATGTTCC ATGCACCTTGGTCTCACAACTGCCAAAAATTGTTCCCAGTTTGGGAAGAGCTTGGCAAGATGTACGAAAGCCGCAAAAATGTTGTCATTGCGAAAGTGGACTACACAGCAAACGAAATCCTCTTAATCAACTTAGAACGCTACCCCTTCTTCAGATTGTTCCCTGCAGGATCGACAACGGAG gtCATCCCATATAAAGGCGAATACACTCTTGATGCTTTTGCTAAATTCCTAGAAGAACAGATTGAGGCACGAAAGAAG GATTCGTCaaaggccaaaaaagaaaagagcgtGGAAGAGGAGCTCAACACTGCGCAGAAGGAGGAATTGTAG
- the UMOD gene encoding uromodulin has translation MRHTFQLLWLLVSLKCSTSEESTSQRTAMVTCSDCHSNATCVENGNLRHCICQDGFTGDGATCSDIDECSSSDLNRCHTLATCINNPGNYSCSCPKGYKGNGYHCEAANAFAEECFRINGSRSCTDPCLSHTVLDQSWRSTSYGSGSNCDSDKIGWYRFIGRGGVRMPDACVPVQRCNTVAPMWLNGSHPTSDVGIVSRIACAHWQGSCCYWSIPVQVKACVGGYYVYKFDGTPACYMSYCTDPQAIENPCPQCNAEEECKLVNGEWGCYCSEAFNSSDISSLKPQLECGADEIKVSFERCVLNKMGIRDAIMYLRDHKCAGFEEKQNKTMVSVVTPTQAGQCGTQLTKNETHATYSNTLYLADGAVIREDEIKINFHCSYPLDMEISLGTAIQPIVRSINISAGASGHFIVKMALYRDQNYTSPYEGPKAILSTQSWLYVGVMITEGDTSQFALRMDNCFATPTANATDPRKYYIIQNSCPETQDSTITVPENGVGPQGQFSLQVFKFVGNHDLVYLHCEVRLCDSSTEACKPSCPRIGSRRAVDVGTGNILNLGPIVRKGFGFQSGSAAAFHGLQGAWITVLITAVVCFSLHALT, from the exons ATGAGACATACCTTCCAGCTGTTGTGGCTCTTAGTCAGTCTTAAATGTTCCACCTCTGAAGAGTCAACAAGCCAAAGGACTG CTATGGTAACATGTTCAGACTGTCATTCCAATGCTACGTGTGTGGAAAATGGAAATCTGCGCCATTGCATCTGTCAAGATGGATTCACTGGAGATGGTGCCACTTGCTCCGACATAGATGAGTGTTCCAGTAGTGATTTAAATCGTTGTCACACTTTAGCAACCTGCATTAACAATCCGGGCAACTATTCCTGTTCTTGTCCCAAGGGCTACAAGGGCAATGGCTACCACTGTGAAGCTGCCAACGCTTTTGCTGAAGAATGCTTTCGAATCAACGGATCCCGCAGTTGCACTGATCCATGCTTGAGTCACACAGTTCTGGATCAATCCTGGAGAAGCACTTCTTATGGATCAGGATCCAACTGTGACAGTGATAAAATAGGATGGTATCGGTTCATAGGCCGTGGAGGAGTGCGTATGCCAGACGCTTGTGTACCAGTACAGAGGTGCAATACTGTCGCACCTATGTGGCTAAATGGCTCACATCCCACAAGTGATGTTGGAATAGTAAGCCGCATTGCTTGTGCCCATTGGCAAGGATCCTGTTGCTACTGGTCCATCCCTGTCCAGGTGAAAGCTTGTGTCGGTGGTTATTATGTCTATAAGTTTGATGGGACACCAGCCTGTTACATGTCTTATTGCACAG ATCCCCAGGCCATTGAGAATCCATGTCCCCAATGCAACGCAGAAGAAGAATGCAAGCTGGTGAATGGAGAATGGGGTTGCTATTGTAGTGAAGCGTTCAACAGCTCTG ATATTTCCAGCTTGAAGCCACAACTGGAATGTGGTGCAGATGAAATCAAAGTCTCTTTCGAAAGATGTGTCCTGAATAAAATGGGAATACGTGATGCGATCATGTATTTGAGAGACCACAAATGTGCTGGTTTCGAAGAGAAGCAAAATAAGACGATGGTCTCAGTGGTGACTCCAACGCAAGCAGGCCAATGTGGGACACAACTGACG AAAAACGAAACCCATGCTACATATAGTAACACACTATATCTGGCAGATGGGGCTGTCATTAGGGAGGATGAaatcaaaattaattttcacTGCTCATACCCGCTGGATATGGAAATCAGCCTCGGAACAGCCATCCAGCCCATTGTCCG TTCGATTAACATCAGCGCCGGGGCTTCAGGGCATTTTATAGTTAAGATGGCTCTCTACCGAGATCAAAATTACACTTCACCCTATGAGGGGCCAAAGGCCATATTATCCACACAGTCCTGGCTGTATGTTGGCGTCATGATCACAGAGGGAGACACATCTCAGTTCGCCTTAAGGATGGACAATTGTTTTGCGACGCCTACAGCAAATGCCACGGATCCTCGGAAATATTACATCATTCAAAACAG CTGTCCAGAGACACAAGATTCGACAATAACAGTGCCAGAAAATGGAGTTGGACCTCAAGGACAGTTTTCTCTTCAAGTATTCAAGTTTGTTGGGAATCATGACCTTGTTTATCTCCACTGTGAAGTTCGGCTTTGTGACAGTAGCACCGAAGCCTGCAAACCA AGTTGCCCTAGAATTGGAAGCCGCCGGGCTGTTGATGTGGGGACAGGAAACATCTTGAATTTGGGTCCCATTGTCCGCAAAG